GTTCACGGGATAAAAGAATTGCGAGTTTGGAAGGATTATCTTCAAAATCCACATTTAACTATTGATGAAAGAAGAGCAAGCGAACATAAACTTCTTGAGACAGGCGTTTCCGTTAAGTTCATTAAATTAACAGAGGAAAGAATTATGGAGATATCTGTCTATATGGCAAAGCAAGTAGGCGAGAGAACTGATTATAAATTCAAAGAAAAGGAGGTGTAGGATATGAATAGAGTTGCTTTTTTAGAAGCGACATCGCTGAATGACGCATGGTTTCAGGCGCTTAATAAAATTATGACAGAAGGAAGGAAGTATCTCATAACCAAAGGAAGTTACGAAGGTATCTATCGTTCCGGTCTTCCTATAGTTATTGACATTAAACATCCAGGTGTTAGACCATTGGCGCCGATTATGCCTGAAGGGTCAAATATACCTCCTCCGACAACACAAGATGATATAGAAGAATATTTGACATACCTCATGACTCCGGTTAAACAGCCAAATGAGCATTATACTTACGGAGAGGATTTACATTGGCAAATTGAGTGGGTGATACGGCATTTCAAGGAATGCGGCTATGGAAATAATCATTGCTATATGACTGTTGGACGACCAGAAACACTGTATTTTTACGATTTAGGCGTTAATTATAACGAAAGTGTTTCTGTAAAAGAACGCGTCACAGGCGGGATTATTGAAGATTATCGAAGAAGCAATGAGTGGAATGGAAAAAGCAATCCCAGTTCTCAGTGTTTACGGGGAATTGATACATGGATTGATGATAATAAACTTCATTTTTGGGTTTATTTTCGTTCATGGGACCACTGGGGCGGCTTTCCAGTTAATTTAGGAGGCATCCAATTACTTAAGGAATATATGTCTTCCGAAATTGGCGTGGGTGACGGATGTATGGTTGTTTCTTCAAAAGACCTTCATGTTTATGAACATACATGGGTGGTGGCTTTAATGAGAATTGGAGGACTCGTCGGAAAGGAGGGATAAAATGGAACAATGTTTACATTGCGCAGGTTACCTCTTTTTTAAACCATTGCCGGATGAAACTTTTGCTTGTTGTCAGAAACATGATGAAAATATAAAAGACATTAATCTGAAAACAGGAGCTAGTCCGGCTATTGAAAAGCATGGATTAAAAGGGGTTCTTTGCAAAAAGTTCAAGCCAGGAAAAAGTATTTGTTGTACTTCCGAGGTGACTCCTTTTTTACTTCATCCAGCTAGAGTGGAAGGCGAAAAGGAATTATCAGCGTTAATGTGATTAGTAAAAAAAACAAAGTCCTATCGGGATTAAATCCTAATGGGGCTTTATTTTTTGGTAATTTTACTGTAATATCAAGAGTAGTGAAATTTATTTTACGCCTGGAGCACATTAGATTAGCATAAAATAAAGCATGCTATTTTAATCGCGACAGTCGCAGTTTTTATGATTTTAGGTATAGACAAATTACATAAATTAGTCAAAGACAAAAAGTTGGTGGAGGGTCTTTGCCAGCGCGAGTTGGAAAATCCAGAGGGCGCCGGTTTTGATTTGCGATTAGATGAAGTTTATGAAATTAGCGGAAAATCATTTTTAGGGATTGAAGAGAGAAAGACGCCTGATACAAAACTTTTAGCTAAATTTAATGAAGATAAAAAAACAAGTTTTGTTTTCAAACCTGGTAATTATTATTTAGTAAAAACAATTGAGAAAGTTAATACTCCAGATGACATATTAATACTTTTTCGTCCGCGAACAACTATTTTTCGTTCGGGGATGATGTTATTAACAGGCAATGCTTCCCCTGGTTATTGTGGTGAATTAAATTTTGGTTTTGTTAATCTCGGTCCAGTTGATGTGGAAATTGAACTTGGGGCAAGAGTGGTACACGCTATGTTTTACAAAGTTGATGGCAAGACGCACTTATACCGTGGGCAATGGCAAGGAGGCAGGGTGACTACTGATAAAAAAGAAAAACAAGTTTAAGTATTGTCGTTTTATAAATGTTTATCAAAACAGATCCTAAAATTAGCAAGTTGATTGAATTGGAGTTTGCCCGTCATCAGGATGGGCTTAATTTGATTGCGGCGGATAATTATGCCAGTCCGGCGGTAAGGAGGGCAGTGGGGAGTATTTTGAGCGCGCGATACGCGGAGGGTTATCCGAAAAAAAGATATTATTCGGGGCAGAGGTTCATTGACCAAATTGAGGAAGCGGCTATTTCGCGCGCCAAAAAATTGTTCGGCGCGAATTTTGCTAATGTTCAGCCGCACTCCGGTTCGCAAGCGAATCAAGCGGTCTATTTCGCTTTGCTTAAGCCAGGAGACATAATTTTGTCTATGCGGATTGACCAAGGTGGGCATTTGTCGCATGGTTCGGAAGTTAATTTTTCTGGCCAATTATATAAGTGTGTTTTTTATGGCGTTGATAAAAAAAGCGGAAGAGTCGTATTTGAAGAAGTTGCGAAAATAGCGAGGAAAGAAAAGCCGAAACTAATCATCGCCGGCGCTTCCAGTTATCCGCGGCAAATTGATTTTTCTAAATTCGGTGCGATCGCCAAAGAAGTTGGCGCTTATTTAATGGCTGATATCGCTCACATTGCTGGTTTAGTCGCGGCTGGGCTTCATCCGAGCCCTTTTCCGCATTGCGATCTTGCGACGATGACGACGCATAAAACCTTGCGGGGCGCGCGCGGGGGGATAATTCTTTCAAATAAAAAAGAAATCGCTGAAAAAATAGACAAAGCGGTTTTTCCCGGCCTGCAAGGCGGGCCCTTGCAAAACGAAATTGCAGGGAAAGCGGTCGCGCTTAAAGAGGCGGGGCAAAAAACTTTTATTAGTTATCAAAAACAGGTCTTAAAAAACAGCCAAACTATGGCCGAGACACTTTTGAGTGAAGGACTGGACTTGGTTACCGGCGGCACGGATAATCATTTGGTTTTGGTTGATTTGACGCGGCTTGGCGTTTCAGGGAAGAAAGTGCAAGAAGCGCTTGAAGAAGTAAACATCTATGTCAATCGCAATGCAATCCCTTATGATATTCGTTCAAAATGGGAAACATCAGGGATTAGAATTGGAACTCCCGCGGTGACGACTAAGGGATTGAAAGAAAAAGAAATTAAACAAGTCGGCGTTTGGATTGCTCAAATTATTAAAGATATTAATAGCAATAAAATTAGAAGAGAAATTAAAAAAGAAGTGATTAAAATGGCGAGACGGTTTCCAATTATGTAAAAGCAATGAAGATTATTGACGGAAAAAAAATAGCCGATAGTATTTTGGCTCGGCTTAAAAAAGAGATTGAGCGAAGAAGAATTAACCCCTGCTTGGCGGTTATTTTAGTTGGAGATAATCCATCTTCTGTTTTATATATCAAAGCGAAAGAAAAAGCGGCGGAGAAAATTGGGGTTAGAATTAAGAAGTTTTTTTTGCCAGCGAATTCATCTGAAAACGAAATTTTAGAAGTAATTAAAAAATTAAATAATAATTTGGAGATTAATGGTATTTTAGTTCAAATGCCTTTGCCAAAAGGAATTAGCCCTGATAGAATTATTAAAGAGATTAGTCCTGAAAAAGATGTTGATGGGCTTCTGCCTAAAAGCGGATTTGATTCGCCTTTTATTCTCTCCATCTGGGAAGCGCTTCAAGCGACTAAAGAAAATTTGGAAAATAAAAAGATAATCGCTTTGGTTAATTCAGAAATTTTTGGCGAACGAATGAGCATGTTTTTTAAACAAAGAGAGATAGAAATAATGATTGGGGGGCTGCCCCCAAAATTAGAGGCGGATATTTTAATTACCGCGCTTGGCAAACCAGGAGTTATTAAGGGAAATATGGTTAAGCAGGGAGTTATCTTAATAGACGGAGGAATTAGTCGAGTGGACGGGAGGACGGCGGGTGATATTGACGAGGAAAGCGTCAAGCAAAAAGCAAAATGGCTTTCGCCAGTTCCTGGCGGTTTGGGCCCGCTCACAGTCGCTTTTTTATTAAAAAATTTAATTTAAACTCATGAAATATCAGTCGGTGATCGGGTTAGAAATTCATAGCGCGTTAAAGACGGAGAGCAAAATGTTCTGCGGCTGTTTTAACGATTTGGACGAAACAAAACCTAATACTAATGTTTGTCCTATTTGTATGGGACATCCCGGAACTTTGCCCGTTATCAACCAAAAGGCGGTTGATTGCGTCATTAAGACGGCGCTGGCTTTGAATTGTCGGGTTCCGAAATCAGCCAAGTTTGACCGCAAAAATTATTTTTATCCAGACATTCCCAAGGGGTATCAGATTTCCCAATATGATATGCCATTGTCGTCTGGCGGTTTTTTGGAGATAGACGGGAAAAAAGTAAAGATTACGCGCATCCATTTAGAGGAAGATACTGGTCGTCTTGTTCATTCCGCCAACGATAACTCTTCTTTGGTTGATTTCAATCGGGCGGGCATACCTCTGATGGAATTAGTGACTGAACCAGATATTGTTTCAGGGGAAGAAGCGCGCCGTTTTTGCGAAGAACTGCAACTAATTTTGCGTTATCTTTTAGTTTCCGAAGCAAATATGGAAAAGGGGCAAATGCGATGCGAAGTTAATATTTCTTTGAAAAACGACGGCGAAGAAAACGGGACGAAAGTGGAAATTAAAAATTTAAATTCTTTTCGCGCTGTTGAAAGAGCGGTTGATTATGAAATTAAGAGGCAAGCCGGATTACTTGACGCGGGAGAAAAGATTATTCAGGAAACAAGAGGGTGGAACGAGAACAAGCAAAAAACTTTTTCGCAAAGGACAAAAGAAACGGCGAAGGACTATCGCTATTTCCCCGAGCCGGATTTGCCGCCCTTAACCCAATTAGCGGAGATAAAAAAACGAGTTCAAGAAGAAATTCCAGAATTGCCCCAAGCGAAAAGAGAAAGATTTGAGAGGGAGTATAATTTGATCAAAGACGATGTTTATATTTTAACCGAGGATAAATTTTTCGCGGATTATTTTGAACAGGTTGTTTCTGAACTTAAAACATGGCTGAAAATTAAAGAGATTAGCGAAAAACAGCCGTTGGTAAAATTAACGGCGAATTATCTTTTAACCGAATTAAGAAAACTTTTGGCTGATAATGGAGTTAAAATAGGCGGATGTAAAATTAGCCCGGAGAATTTCGCCGAATTTGTCACTTTAATTCATCAAAAGGAAATTTCCAGTTCGGCCGCGCAGACCGTTTTGAAAGAGATGTTTAAAACAGGGGAGGATCCCTCTAATATTGTGGAAACGAAAGAGTTAAAACAAGTAAGCGACGAGGGAGATTTGTTAAAAATAGTTAAGCGAGTTATGTCGGAGAATTCTAAATCAGTTGAGGATTATCGCTCGGGTAAAGAAAATGCTCTCCAATTTTTGGTCGGCAAAGTCATGGCGGCAAGCAAAGGCCAAGCCAATCCGCAAGTGGCCAGGGAAATATTAAAGAAGGAAATTTCCAATTAGTTTTTTTGCCTGGGAGTAATTTTCAATCCATTGGATTCTTTTGTCTCTTTTGAACCAGGTCATTTGTCTTTTGGCGTATTGGCGAGTATGTGTTTTAACTAAATCTTTCGCTTCTTCAAGAGTGATTTTGTTTTGAAGATGAGCAATTATTTCTTGGTATCCGATGCTGTCCATTGAAATTATTTTTGAGCCGTATCTTTTGATTAATCCCTTCACTTCCTCTATTAAACCGGTCTGAATCATTTGATCTGCCCTCTGGGCTATTTTTTTTTCAAGTTTTTCTTTGTCTGGCTTAATTCCTATTTGCAAGACATCAAAAAGCGGTTTCCCTTTTTTTCTTTGTTGAGAAAAAGGTTTTCCTGTCGCGAGACAGACCTCTACAGCGCGAACAAGGCGTCTTTTGTTTTTGGAATCAATCGCGGCGGCGCAAACCGGGTCTAATTTTTTAAGTTTTTCAAACAATTCCGCGTTCTCCATTTTTTCAAGTTTATTTCTCATTTTCGCGTCTGACTCTCCTTTTGGGATTTGGAGATTATCAACAATAGATTGGATGTATAATCCTGTTCCGCCGACCAAAAATGGGACATTACCTCTTTTTTGTATATCTTTAATCGCTTTTATAGCCATTTTTTTGTATTGAGCCAGGGTGAATTTTTCGTCGGGATTAACAACATCAATTAAATGATGAGGAATTCCCTCGGGAACTATTTTGTCGGTCCCAATATCCATTTCGCGATAAACCTGCCTTGAATCGGCAGAAACAATTTCACCGGAAAATATCTTTGCCAATTTAATAGCCAAACTCGTCTTGCCCGAAGCAGTCGGACCAAGAATAACGATTAATTTATTTTGAGAGTATTTACTTGACATAATTTCAATAATGTGTATACTTTAAATAGTTCATTTTCCTCCCCCTTGAACGGCGCCAAGGTTGGACCTTGGCGCCAAAACCTTATGGAGAGGTTGCCCTTCAAACAAGAACCCGTGGTTCCGCTACGGTGCGTACCCCCTTCTTGCGGGCAATCTCTCCCACCCAAGCAACGAAAGCGTCTAAAAAATGGCGCTTTTTTTATTTGAATTTGGGGGCTGCCCCCGTTGCGGGGGCAGCCCCCAAATTTAGCCGCGGCGGGGGCAGCCCCCTTTTTACTTATTTTGCCTCAAACTCAAAATAATATTCTTTCTTCTTTTCTTTTCCATAAAATGAACATCGTCTTTTAATTTCGCGGCGGCTGTGTTTGGGCGGGGGGAGTAGGCGGCGGCGTAAATTTGGTAAAAATTGTTTTTCCGAACGATTTTAACTGTGTTTTGGAATTGTTTTTCTGTTTCGCTAGGGAAGCCGACAATAATGTCGGTTGATAGTTTCGCTTGGGGAATCGCGCGGCGGATTTTTTTAATTAGTTTTTGGCAATCTTCAGCGGTGTATTTTCGGTTCATTGCTTTGAGAATTTTATTGTCGCCCGATTGAATCGCCAAATGGATTTCTTTTGAAATTTTTTTGTTTTGAGCGATTATTCTAATCAACTTGTCCGACATATCTTTGGGGTGAGAAGTTAAAAACTTAATTTGAAAATCGCCCGGAAGAGCGCAGATTAATTTTAAAAGTTTTTGGAAATTTATTTTTTTGGTTTTATCTTTGTATGAATTAACATTTTGTCCCAACAAAGTTATTTCTTTGTATCTACTGCTGATTAAGTTTTTAATTTCTTTAATAATTTCTCGCGCGGGGCGGGAACTCTCTCTTCCGCGCGTGTAGGGGACGACGCAATAAGAGCAAAAATTGTTACATCCGCTCATAATTGGCAAAAACGCTTCGGATGATGATTTGCATTTTGGTTTTGTTTGGAAATCTGCGACGGGCCAAATTTCGTTCACTCGGTCTTTTAATTTTTTCTTGTCTTTTTCTAAAATACATCCGGTAAGAATAATTTTCGGCTTTGGTTTTCGTTCATTTAATATTTTAATTTTGCCGTAAACGCGGTTAATAGCGGATTGTCTGACGGAGCAGGCGTTGATCACAATTAAGTTAGCCAGTTTAATTTCTTTAACTGGTTTATGTCCCTTCTTTTCTAATTGAGCCGCCAGCCGTTCTGAATCGGACACATTCATTTGGCAACCGTAGGTTAAAATGTAATAATTCATAAAATTCTCTTTGTATCCTATCTAAAAATATAGTATAATACAAGCAGTTAAAATTTAATCATTAAAATTTAAAATTTATGCAAAAAATATATTTGTCAATTGTTATTCCGGCCTATAACGAAGAAAAAAGCATCGGCAACACTTTGTTGGCGATTGACCATTATTTAAGCAAACAGGATTATGTTTATGAAATTGTTGTGGTGAGCGACGGTTCTAAAGATAAAACGGCCCCAATTGTGGAAAAGTTTAGCGGGTTGATTAAGAATTTGCGGCTGATTGATAATAAGGAAAATCACGGCAAGGGATGGGTTGTGAGGCAAGGGATGCTGGAGGCGAAGGGCGAGATTCGTCTTTTTACGGACGCGGACAACGCAACGACGATTGACCATTTTGAAAAAATGGCGCCTCTTTTCAAGGAGGGCTATCAGGTAGTAATTGGCTCGCGCGATAATAAGGACGCGAAAGGCGCCAAGCAAGCTGTTCCGCAGTCGTTTTTGAAAAGGCAATTGGGCAATTTGGGGAATGTTTTGATTCAGTTAGTGGCTGTTCCTGGCGTTTGGGACACTCAATGCGGATTTAAGGCGTTCACGGCGGAAGCGGCGGATAATGTTTTTAAGCGTTGTTTGATTGACAAATGGGGGTTTGATATTGAGGCGCTGGCTCTAACTCGCAAATTTGGTTATCGCATGGGGATTATTCCGGTTTATTGGATTAATAATCCTAATAGCCGCGTTAGTTTAAAGGGATACTTGAACACATTCAGAGAATTGTTTAAAATTAGGTGGAATTTAATTAGGGGAAGATATGATCAAAAAGAAAATTAAAAGCAAATTTCCTTCGGAACTGCGGATGGATTTGGTCTCCAATGACTGGGTCGTGATCGCGACCGGTCGGAGTCGTCGTCCAAGCAGTTTTGCTAAACAGGAAAGAAACAAAAAAGTTGTCTCGAAAAAGGACTGTCCTTTTTGCCAACCAGAAAACATTAAAGATGTTATCGCTAAGCGCGAACATAATGGCGATTCATGGTTTGTGATTTCAATTCCCAATAAGTTTCCCGCTTTTTCAGAAGGTGACGATCTGGGTCAGCGGAAAGAAGGGCCTAATCGGATTATCAATGGTTTTGGGTATCATGAAGTGATTATTACTGCTCCTCACGAGAGACCGCTCGCGCTTTTTTCGTTGGAAGAAACAATGATGGTCGTTGACCTTTATCAAGCGCGATATTTGGATTTAATGAACAAAAAATTTATTAAATATATTTCTATTTTCCACAACCACGGGCGTGAGGCGGGCGCTTCGGTTTCTCATCCTCACTCTCAACTCTTGGCCATTCCTGTGATAGATCCAGATTTAAGAGGGAGTTTGGACGGCGCGGAGGCATTTTACACGAGTCAAGGAAAATGCGTTTATTGTACGATGCTTGATTGGGATATTAGAGATGGCCGTCGCGTTGTTTATGAAAACGAGAAATTTGTTGTTCTTTGTCCTTTCGCTTCGCAGGTCGCTTTTGAGACAAGAATTTATCCAAAAGAGCACCAATCGTATTTTGAAAGAATTACCGAGAGTGAGAAGAAACTTTTTGCCGACGCTTTGCGAACGGCTTTGAGCAAAATTCACAAAGGCCTCAATGACCCCGCCTATAATTTTTATATCCACACTGCCCCCTCTGACAAAGCGAATTATGACCATTACCATTGGCATTTGAATATCTTTCCAAAAACATCAACCTGGGCGGGGTTTGAATTGGGCGCTGGTATAGAAATTAGCACGATTGAACCAGAAAAAGCGGCAGAGTTTTTGAGGAAACAGTAATTTTAAGATATGATTTTAGAATCTCTTGCTAATTTTGTTGTTAACGCCGTCGCGTCCTTGGGCTATTGGGGCATTGCTTTTTTTATGGCTGTTGAGAGTTCTTTTATTCCTTTTCCATCAGAAATCATTGTTCCGCCGGCCGCTTATTTAGCGCAACAAGGCGAGATGAATATTTTTTTAGTGATTTTGGCTGGAGTTATTGGCAGTTTATTGGGCGCGCTCATCAACTATTTTTTAGCGCTAACCTTAGGAAGAAAAGTTATTTACGGGTTGGCGAGAAGCAGGTTTGCCAAATTCTTTTTAATTAACGGAGAGAAATTAGAAAAGGCGGAAAAATATTTTCTAAAATACGGCAACAGTTCA
This genomic stretch from Patescibacteria group bacterium harbors:
- a CDS encoding bifunctional 5,10-methylenetetrahydrofolate dehydrogenase/5,10-methenyltetrahydrofolate cyclohydrolase; amino-acid sequence: MKIIDGKKIADSILARLKKEIERRRINPCLAVILVGDNPSSVLYIKAKEKAAEKIGVRIKKFFLPANSSENEILEVIKKLNNNLEINGILVQMPLPKGISPDRIIKEISPEKDVDGLLPKSGFDSPFILSIWEALQATKENLENKKIIALVNSEIFGERMSMFFKQREIEIMIGGLPPKLEADILITALGKPGVIKGNMVKQGVILIDGGISRVDGRTAGDIDEESVKQKAKWLSPVPGGLGPLTVAFLLKNLI
- a CDS encoding serine hydroxymethyltransferase codes for the protein MFIKTDPKISKLIELEFARHQDGLNLIAADNYASPAVRRAVGSILSARYAEGYPKKRYYSGQRFIDQIEEAAISRAKKLFGANFANVQPHSGSQANQAVYFALLKPGDIILSMRIDQGGHLSHGSEVNFSGQLYKCVFYGVDKKSGRVVFEEVAKIARKEKPKLIIAGASSYPRQIDFSKFGAIAKEVGAYLMADIAHIAGLVAAGLHPSPFPHCDLATMTTHKTLRGARGGIILSNKKEIAEKIDKAVFPGLQGGPLQNEIAGKAVALKEAGQKTFISYQKQVLKNSQTMAETLLSEGLDLVTGGTDNHLVLVDLTRLGVSGKKVQEALEEVNIYVNRNAIPYDIRSKWETSGIRIGTPAVTTKGLKEKEIKQVGVWIAQIIKDINSNKIRREIKKEVIKMARRFPIM
- a CDS encoding MiaB/RimO family radical SAM methylthiotransferase is translated as MNYYILTYGCQMNVSDSERLAAQLEKKGHKPVKEIKLANLIVINACSVRQSAINRVYGKIKILNERKPKPKIILTGCILEKDKKKLKDRVNEIWPVADFQTKPKCKSSSEAFLPIMSGCNNFCSYCVVPYTRGRESSRPAREIIKEIKNLISSRYKEITLLGQNVNSYKDKTKKINFQKLLKLICALPGDFQIKFLTSHPKDMSDKLIRIIAQNKKISKEIHLAIQSGDNKILKAMNRKYTAEDCQKLIKKIRRAIPQAKLSTDIIVGFPSETEKQFQNTVKIVRKNNFYQIYAAAYSPRPNTAAAKLKDDVHFMEKKRRKNIILSLRQNK
- a CDS encoding DedA family protein, with protein sequence MILESLANFVVNAVASLGYWGIAFFMAVESSFIPFPSEIIVPPAAYLAQQGEMNIFLVILAGVIGSLLGALINYFLALTLGRKVIYGLARSRFAKFFLINGEKLEKAEKYFLKYGNSSTLICRFVPGVRQLVSIPAGFSKMNFKSFVFYTSLGSAIWVMILAALGWFFGANQELLTRYYKEISLFFILVFFVFIVFIIFRKNNNK
- the gatB gene encoding Asp-tRNA(Asn)/Glu-tRNA(Gln) amidotransferase subunit GatB; the encoded protein is MKYQSVIGLEIHSALKTESKMFCGCFNDLDETKPNTNVCPICMGHPGTLPVINQKAVDCVIKTALALNCRVPKSAKFDRKNYFYPDIPKGYQISQYDMPLSSGGFLEIDGKKVKITRIHLEEDTGRLVHSANDNSSLVDFNRAGIPLMELVTEPDIVSGEEARRFCEELQLILRYLLVSEANMEKGQMRCEVNISLKNDGEENGTKVEIKNLNSFRAVERAVDYEIKRQAGLLDAGEKIIQETRGWNENKQKTFSQRTKETAKDYRYFPEPDLPPLTQLAEIKKRVQEEIPELPQAKRERFEREYNLIKDDVYILTEDKFFADYFEQVVSELKTWLKIKEISEKQPLVKLTANYLLTELRKLLADNGVKIGGCKISPENFAEFVTLIHQKEISSSAAQTVLKEMFKTGEDPSNIVETKELKQVSDEGDLLKIVKRVMSENSKSVEDYRSGKENALQFLVGKVMAASKGQANPQVAREILKKEISN
- a CDS encoding glycosyltransferase family 2 protein, which gives rise to MQKIYLSIVIPAYNEEKSIGNTLLAIDHYLSKQDYVYEIVVVSDGSKDKTAPIVEKFSGLIKNLRLIDNKENHGKGWVVRQGMLEAKGEIRLFTDADNATTIDHFEKMAPLFKEGYQVVIGSRDNKDAKGAKQAVPQSFLKRQLGNLGNVLIQLVAVPGVWDTQCGFKAFTAEAADNVFKRCLIDKWGFDIEALALTRKFGYRMGIIPVYWINNPNSRVSLKGYLNTFRELFKIRWNLIRGRYDQKEN
- a CDS encoding DUF4921 family protein, whose amino-acid sequence is MIKKKIKSKFPSELRMDLVSNDWVVIATGRSRRPSSFAKQERNKKVVSKKDCPFCQPENIKDVIAKREHNGDSWFVISIPNKFPAFSEGDDLGQRKEGPNRIINGFGYHEVIITAPHERPLALFSLEETMMVVDLYQARYLDLMNKKFIKYISIFHNHGREAGASVSHPHSQLLAIPVIDPDLRGSLDGAEAFYTSQGKCVYCTMLDWDIRDGRRVVYENEKFVVLCPFASQVAFETRIYPKEHQSYFERITESEKKLFADALRTALSKIHKGLNDPAYNFYIHTAPSDKANYDHYHWHLNIFPKTSTWAGFELGAGIEISTIEPEKAAEFLRKQ
- the miaA gene encoding tRNA (adenosine(37)-N6)-dimethylallyltransferase MiaA, with product MSSKYSQNKLIVILGPTASGKTSLAIKLAKIFSGEIVSADSRQVYREMDIGTDKIVPEGIPHHLIDVVNPDEKFTLAQYKKMAIKAIKDIQKRGNVPFLVGGTGLYIQSIVDNLQIPKGESDAKMRNKLEKMENAELFEKLKKLDPVCAAAIDSKNKRRLVRAVEVCLATGKPFSQQRKKGKPLFDVLQIGIKPDKEKLEKKIAQRADQMIQTGLIEEVKGLIKRYGSKIISMDSIGYQEIIAHLQNKITLEEAKDLVKTHTRQYAKRQMTWFKRDKRIQWIENYSQAKKLIGNFLL